Proteins co-encoded in one Flavobacterium fluviale genomic window:
- the bshB1 gene encoding bacillithiol biosynthesis deacetylase BshB1, whose translation MKLDILAFGAHPDDVELGCAGTILKEVSLGKKVGIVDLTRGELGTRGTAEIRDREAKDAAKILGVAVRENLAMRDGFFVNDEKHQLEVIKMIRKYKPEIVLCNAIDDRHIDHGKGSKLVSDSCFLSGLMKIETSIDGEKQEAWRPKVVYHYIQWKNITPDFVVDITGFENKKVEAISAYKTQFYDPNSKEPATPITSKNFFESLNYRAQDLGRLVGKDFAEGFTVERCLAVNSLENLL comes from the coding sequence ATGAAATTAGACATATTGGCCTTTGGCGCGCATCCAGACGATGTAGAATTGGGATGTGCGGGAACAATTTTAAAAGAAGTATCACTTGGTAAAAAAGTGGGTATTGTTGATTTAACGCGCGGCGAATTAGGAACGCGCGGAACTGCAGAAATAAGAGACCGGGAAGCGAAAGATGCTGCAAAGATTTTAGGCGTCGCTGTGCGTGAAAATTTAGCAATGCGTGATGGTTTTTTTGTGAATGATGAAAAACACCAATTAGAAGTCATTAAAATGATTCGTAAGTATAAACCAGAAATTGTATTGTGTAATGCAATTGATGACCGCCATATTGATCACGGAAAGGGAAGCAAATTAGTTTCTGATTCTTGCTTTTTATCTGGTTTAATGAAAATAGAAACTTCCATTGATGGAGAGAAACAAGAGGCTTGGAGACCTAAAGTGGTATACCACTACATCCAGTGGAAAAACATTACTCCTGACTTTGTCGTAGACATTACAGGTTTTGAGAATAAAAAAGTAGAAGCGATCTCGGCATATAAAACACAATTTTACGATCCGAATTCAAAAGAACCTGCTACGCCAATTACCAGTAAAAACTTCTTTGAAAGTCTAAATTACCGCGCGCAGGACTTAGGAAGATTAGTTGGGAAAGATTTTGCTGAAGGTTTTACTGTTGAAAGATGTTTGGCAGTCAATAGCTTAGAAAATTTGTTGTAA
- a CDS encoding chorismate-binding protein, whose amino-acid sequence MNPFFLKIKNHKEQNLPFVLYSKPNTTNLIGILQQNNTLYTVSDYSEKGFVFASFDEKQLILIPESESEIITAEKEVTAFEPVKIDDLNFNPEPKFQYEYLVAQGINAIKNGEFKKVVLSRCEEVPLTEFDFVETFQHLVQLYPATFCYCFFHPKIGLWMGATPEKLLKANGNVFETMALAGTQKDNLETEIVWQQKEKDEQQYVTDFIVKRLREFAASVVVSEPYSLKAGSIWHIKTDISGVLNDNSTLEEVIDTLHPTPAVCGLPKKKAKAFIIENENYDRTFYTGFLGELNSSFSGNNASSDLFVNLRSMQIQEDKAILYMGCGITKESIPEKEWEESVNKSMTMKRVLKRD is encoded by the coding sequence ATGAATCCATTTTTCTTAAAAATTAAAAATCATAAAGAACAAAATTTACCATTTGTACTTTATTCCAAACCCAATACTACTAATCTTATTGGGATTTTACAGCAGAATAATACTTTGTACACCGTTTCGGATTACAGCGAAAAAGGCTTTGTTTTTGCTTCTTTTGATGAAAAGCAATTGATTTTAATTCCAGAAAGCGAATCGGAAATTATTACTGCAGAAAAAGAAGTTACAGCATTTGAACCTGTCAAAATTGATGATTTAAATTTTAATCCTGAACCGAAATTTCAATATGAATATTTGGTTGCGCAGGGAATCAATGCCATTAAAAATGGAGAATTCAAAAAAGTCGTTTTATCGAGATGCGAAGAAGTTCCGTTAACGGAATTTGATTTTGTTGAAACCTTTCAGCATTTGGTTCAATTGTATCCAGCGACTTTCTGTTATTGCTTTTTTCATCCAAAAATTGGACTTTGGATGGGAGCAACACCTGAAAAGCTTTTAAAAGCAAATGGAAATGTTTTTGAAACAATGGCTTTGGCGGGAACGCAGAAAGATAATTTAGAAACTGAAATTGTCTGGCAGCAAAAAGAAAAAGACGAACAGCAGTATGTAACCGATTTTATTGTAAAAAGACTTCGCGAATTTGCGGCTTCGGTTGTGGTTTCAGAACCGTACAGTCTTAAAGCGGGATCGATCTGGCATATCAAAACAGATATTTCTGGAGTTTTAAATGATAACTCCACTTTAGAAGAAGTTATTGATACCTTGCATCCAACGCCTGCCGTTTGCGGTCTGCCAAAGAAAAAAGCAAAAGCATTTATTATTGAAAATGAAAACTACGATAGAACTTTCTACACAGGTTTTTTAGGCGAATTGAACAGCAGTTTTTCAGGAAATAATGCAAGTTCTGATTTATTTGTAAATTTACGAAGCATGCAGATTCAGGAAGACAAAGCCATTTTGTATATGGGATGCGGTATTACCAAAGAAAGTATTCCAGAAAAAGAATGGGAGGAAAGCGTCAACAAATCGATGACGATGAAGAGAGTTTTGAAAAGAGATTAA
- a CDS encoding PaaI family thioesterase — MNHTKEQILARCNEFSKNTLMETLKIEYIDAGEDFLTAKMPVNPSVHQPMGLLHGGASVALAESVGSAASFFFINPKEQEVRGIEISANHLKSIREGYVFGTARIIHKGRTVHLWEIKITDEAGNLISLCKLTNMVLDRKKSE, encoded by the coding sequence ATGAATCATACAAAAGAGCAGATTTTGGCGCGATGCAATGAGTTTTCTAAAAACACTTTGATGGAAACGCTGAAAATAGAATATATCGACGCCGGAGAAGATTTTTTAACTGCAAAAATGCCTGTAAATCCAAGTGTTCACCAGCCAATGGGATTGCTGCACGGCGGAGCTTCTGTAGCTTTAGCAGAAAGTGTAGGAAGTGCGGCTTCTTTCTTTTTTATCAATCCGAAAGAGCAGGAGGTAAGAGGTATCGAAATTTCGGCAAATCACCTAAAAAGTATTCGTGAAGGTTATGTTTTTGGTACAGCCAGAATTATCCATAAAGGAAGAACGGTTCATTTGTGGGAAATTAAAATTACAGATGAAGCTGGAAATTTGATTTCGCTTTGCAAATTGACGAATATGGTTTTGGATAGAAAGAAAAGTGAATAA
- the purL gene encoding phosphoribosylformylglycinamidine synthase, producing the protein MIHFFENQSKTVFAVQTQNEISAQDISKLNWLFADANKIEKSALTGFFVGPRATMITPWSTNAVEITQNMGVPGIIRIEEFHPATEDFTDFDPMLFQKFNELDQEIFTINIQPEPILEIDDIATYNKVEGLALSEEEVDYLNNLAAKLGKKLTDSEIFAFSQANSEHCRHKIFNGTFVIDGEEKETSLFKLIKKTSQENPNDIVSAYKDNVAFVKGPKVQQFAPKSADKPDFYEIKEFDSVISLKAETHNFPTTVEPFNGAATGSGGEIRDRLAGGQGSLPLAGTAVYMTSYSRLNDDRKWENAVEERKWLYQTPMDILIKASNGASDFGNKFGQPLITGSVLTFEHSENDRKIGYDKVIMQAGGIGYGKLDQSIKKKPQEGDKIVILGGENYRIGMGGAAVSSADTGAFGSGIELNAIQRSNPEMQKRAANAIRGLVESDNNPIVSIHDHGAGGHLNCLSELVEETGGLIDLDKLPVGDPTLSAKEIIGNESQERMGLVIGQKDIDTLQRIADRERSPMYQVGDVTGDHRFTFESKSNGSKPMDYALEDFFGSSPKTVMTDKTIDRKYADVAYNAGDFESYLKDVLRLEAVASKDWLTNKVDRCVGGKVAKQQNAGPLQLPLNNVGVMALDYLGKEGIATSIGHAPIAALIDPVAGSRNAIAESLSNIIWAPIKDGLKGISLSANWMWACKNEGEDARLYAAVEGCSEFAIELGINIPTGKDSLSMKQKYPNDEVIAPGTVIISAGGNCTDIRKVVEPVLQKDGDSIYYINLSQDDFKLGGSSFAQIRNTIGNETSTIKDASFFKNAFNTIQELIGESQILAGHDIGSGGLITTLLEMCFADVNLGAKIDFSAFAEKDLLKILFAENIGIVFQAKSDAAVEAKLKANNIQFFKIGSVTSTETLEVGSWNLDIKNYRDVWFETSYLLDQKQSKNGRAQARFENYKNQVLNYTFPTHFTGKKPEIDNSKPRPKAAIIREKGSNSEREMANAMYLAGFDVKDVHMTDLISGRETLEDIQFIGAVGGFSNSDVLGSAKGWAGAFLYNEKAKTALDNFFKREDTLSVGICNGCQLFMELEVINPEHEVHGKMLHNESQKHESIFTSVKVQENNSVMLSTLAGSTLGVWVSHGEGKFKLPYAEDQYNIVSKYAYEGYPANPNGSDYNTAMMCDKTGRHLVMMPHIERSTFQWNWAHYPKDRNDEVSPWHEAFVNARKWIEKN; encoded by the coding sequence ATGATCCATTTCTTTGAAAACCAAAGCAAAACTGTTTTTGCCGTACAAACGCAAAACGAAATTTCAGCTCAAGACATTTCAAAATTAAACTGGCTTTTTGCCGACGCGAATAAGATCGAAAAATCTGCATTGACAGGTTTTTTTGTTGGTCCTCGCGCTACCATGATTACACCTTGGAGTACAAATGCTGTAGAAATCACTCAAAACATGGGTGTTCCGGGCATTATAAGAATCGAAGAATTTCACCCGGCAACGGAAGATTTTACAGATTTTGACCCAATGCTTTTTCAAAAATTCAATGAATTAGATCAAGAAATTTTTACTATCAATATTCAGCCGGAACCAATTCTGGAAATTGATGATATTGCGACTTACAACAAAGTTGAAGGTTTAGCTTTAAGCGAAGAAGAAGTAGATTATTTAAATAATCTTGCTGCAAAACTAGGAAAAAAATTAACTGATTCTGAGATTTTTGCATTCTCGCAAGCCAATTCAGAACACTGCCGTCATAAGATTTTCAACGGAACTTTTGTAATCGATGGTGAAGAAAAAGAAACTTCTCTTTTCAAATTAATCAAAAAAACATCTCAGGAAAATCCTAACGATATTGTATCTGCTTACAAAGACAACGTTGCTTTTGTAAAAGGACCAAAAGTGCAGCAATTTGCACCAAAATCAGCTGACAAACCTGATTTTTACGAAATAAAAGAATTTGATTCGGTTATCTCATTAAAAGCCGAAACACACAATTTCCCAACAACTGTAGAGCCTTTCAACGGAGCTGCAACAGGTTCAGGAGGAGAAATTCGTGACCGTTTAGCTGGAGGACAAGGTTCATTACCATTAGCAGGAACTGCAGTTTACATGACTTCATACTCTCGTTTGAACGATGACAGAAAATGGGAAAATGCTGTTGAAGAAAGAAAATGGTTGTACCAAACGCCAATGGATATTTTAATCAAAGCTTCAAACGGAGCTTCTGATTTTGGAAATAAATTTGGACAGCCGCTTATTACAGGTTCTGTTTTAACTTTCGAACATTCAGAAAACGACCGTAAAATTGGTTACGATAAAGTAATCATGCAAGCTGGTGGAATTGGATACGGAAAACTTGATCAATCCATTAAAAAGAAACCACAAGAAGGCGATAAAATTGTAATTCTTGGTGGAGAAAATTATAGAATCGGAATGGGTGGTGCTGCGGTTTCTTCTGCAGATACTGGTGCTTTTGGTTCAGGAATCGAATTAAACGCGATTCAGCGTTCAAACCCTGAAATGCAAAAACGTGCTGCAAACGCGATTCGCGGTTTAGTAGAAAGCGATAATAATCCAATTGTTTCTATTCACGATCACGGAGCTGGAGGGCACTTAAACTGTCTTTCTGAATTAGTGGAAGAAACGGGAGGTTTGATCGATTTAGATAAATTACCTGTTGGAGATCCAACGCTTTCTGCAAAAGAAATTATTGGTAACGAATCTCAGGAAAGAATGGGATTGGTTATTGGTCAAAAAGATATTGATACCTTACAAAGAATTGCCGACAGAGAGCGTTCGCCAATGTATCAGGTTGGAGATGTAACGGGAGATCACCGTTTTACATTCGAATCAAAATCAAATGGTTCAAAACCGATGGATTATGCTTTAGAAGATTTCTTCGGCAGTTCTCCAAAAACGGTTATGACAGATAAAACTATTGATAGAAAATATGCTGACGTTGCTTACAACGCAGGAGATTTTGAAAGCTATTTAAAAGATGTTTTACGTTTAGAGGCTGTTGCTTCAAAAGACTGGTTAACAAACAAAGTTGACCGTTGCGTGGGCGGAAAAGTAGCGAAACAACAAAATGCAGGTCCGTTACAATTGCCTTTAAATAATGTTGGGGTTATGGCTTTGGATTATTTAGGTAAAGAAGGAATCGCGACTTCTATTGGCCACGCTCCTATTGCTGCATTAATTGATCCGGTTGCGGGTTCTAGAAATGCTATTGCAGAATCGTTATCAAACATTATCTGGGCACCAATTAAAGATGGTTTAAAAGGAATTTCACTTTCTGCCAACTGGATGTGGGCTTGTAAAAACGAAGGGGAAGACGCTCGTTTATATGCTGCTGTTGAAGGTTGTTCTGAATTTGCAATTGAATTAGGAATCAATATTCCGACAGGAAAAGATTCACTTTCAATGAAACAAAAATATCCAAATGACGAAGTGATCGCGCCGGGAACGGTTATTATTTCTGCTGGAGGAAACTGTACAGACATTAGAAAAGTAGTTGAACCTGTTTTACAAAAAGACGGAGATTCTATTTATTATATCAATTTGTCTCAAGATGATTTCAAATTAGGAGGTTCATCTTTTGCACAAATTAGAAACACAATCGGAAACGAAACTTCTACTATTAAAGACGCTTCTTTCTTCAAAAATGCATTTAACACGATTCAGGAATTAATCGGCGAAAGCCAGATTTTAGCTGGTCACGATATCGGAAGCGGCGGTTTAATTACTACGCTTTTAGAAATGTGTTTTGCTGATGTGAATTTGGGTGCTAAAATTGATTTTAGCGCTTTCGCGGAAAAAGACTTATTGAAAATCCTTTTCGCAGAAAACATCGGAATCGTATTCCAGGCAAAATCAGATGCAGCTGTTGAAGCTAAATTAAAAGCTAACAATATCCAATTTTTCAAAATTGGATCTGTAACTTCTACAGAAACTCTGGAAGTTGGAAGTTGGAATTTAGATATTAAAAATTATCGTGATGTTTGGTTCGAGACTTCTTATTTATTAGATCAAAAACAATCTAAAAACGGAAGAGCTCAAGCACGTTTTGAAAACTATAAAAATCAGGTTTTAAATTATACTTTCCCAACACATTTTACAGGAAAGAAACCAGAAATCGACAATTCTAAGCCAAGACCAAAAGCTGCTATTATCCGCGAAAAAGGAAGTAATTCTGAACGTGAAATGGCAAATGCAATGTACTTAGCAGGTTTTGACGTAAAAGACGTTCACATGACGGATTTAATTTCTGGTCGTGAAACTCTTGAGGATATTCAGTTCATCGGAGCTGTTGGAGGATTCTCTAATTCAGATGTTTTAGGTTCTGCTAAAGGCTGGGCTGGAGCTTTCTTATACAATGAAAAAGCAAAAACAGCTTTAGATAATTTCTTCAAAAGAGAAGATACTTTATCTGTCGGAATTTGTAACGGATGCCAGTTGTTTATGGAATTGGAAGTGATTAATCCAGAACATGAAGTTCACGGAAAAATGCTTCATAACGAAAGCCAGAAACACGAAAGTATCTTTACTTCTGTAAAAGTTCAAGAAAACAATTCTGTTATGCTATCAACTTTGGCTGGAAGTACTTTAGGAGTTTGGGTTTCTCATGGAGAAGGTAAATTCAAATTACCTTATGCGGAAGACCAATATAATATTGTTTCTAAATATGCTTACGAAGGTTATCCTGCAAACCCTAACGGTTCTGATTACAACACAGCAATGATGTGTGATAAAACAGGAAGACATTTGGTTATGATGCCTCATATTGAGCGTTCGACTTTTCAATGGAACTGGGCTCATTATCCAAAAGACAGAAATGACGAGGTTTCTCCTTGGCATGAAGCTTTTGTTAATGCCAGAAAATGGATTGAGAAAAACTAA
- a CDS encoding AMP-dependent synthetase/ligase — MVSITRLFDFPYYQQETYNLSVALATKKNGVWEKTSSQEYIAKANAVSRALLRMGVKKDDKIALITSNNRTEWNIMDIGILQTGAQNVPIYPTIAEEDYEYILNHSGSIYCFVSDDEVYQKVQAIRANVPTLKEVYSFNEIPGCKHWSDLLLAGEDESNQNEVEALKDSIKTEDLATIIYTSGTTGKPKGVMLSHKNIVSNVLDSAPRIPFDAGKSTALSFLPICHIFERMILYIYQYYGVSVYFGESIEKISDNLKEVRPTVITAVPRLLEKVYDKIYAKGAELTGIKKKLFFWAIDLGLKYEPYGANGFWYEFQLKIARKLIFSKWKEGLGGNLDLMVSGSAALQPRLTRVFAAAEIPVMEGYGLSETSPVIAVNDQRNKGFKIGTVGKPIRNLEVKIAEDGEILLKGPNVMLGYYKDEEKTAEAIIDGYFHTGDIGEIDSEGFLKITDRKKEMFKTSGGKYIAPQMIENAMKQSRFIEQIMVVGEGEKMPAAFIQPNFEFVKEWAKIHKITLGNSTAEIASNPDIIKRIDSEIEEINKKFGHWEQIKRFELTPDVWSIDGGQLTPTLKLKRKIIKEIYKDLYAKIYGQN, encoded by the coding sequence ATGGTTTCAATCACACGCCTTTTTGATTTTCCCTATTATCAACAAGAAACTTATAACCTCTCAGTTGCTCTTGCAACCAAAAAAAATGGAGTCTGGGAAAAAACATCCAGCCAGGAATATATTGCTAAAGCAAATGCTGTTTCGAGAGCATTATTGCGAATGGGCGTTAAAAAAGATGATAAAATTGCTTTAATTACTTCAAATAATAGAACCGAGTGGAATATCATGGATATTGGTATTTTGCAGACAGGTGCGCAGAATGTTCCTATTTATCCAACTATTGCTGAGGAAGATTACGAATATATTTTAAACCATAGCGGCAGTATTTACTGCTTTGTGTCTGATGATGAAGTATATCAAAAAGTGCAGGCGATTAGAGCTAATGTACCTACTTTAAAAGAAGTTTACTCTTTTAATGAAATTCCAGGCTGCAAGCATTGGTCTGATTTATTGTTAGCAGGAGAAGACGAAAGCAACCAAAACGAAGTTGAAGCATTAAAAGACAGTATTAAAACTGAAGATCTGGCTACTATTATTTATACTTCTGGAACTACAGGAAAACCAAAAGGTGTTATGCTTTCGCACAAAAATATTGTTTCAAATGTTTTAGACAGTGCGCCAAGAATTCCTTTTGATGCTGGAAAAAGCACCGCTTTGAGTTTCTTACCGATCTGTCATATTTTTGAAAGAATGATTTTGTACATCTATCAATATTATGGGGTTTCGGTTTATTTTGGCGAATCTATTGAAAAAATCAGTGATAACTTAAAAGAAGTTCGACCAACAGTTATTACAGCTGTTCCTAGACTTCTGGAAAAAGTTTACGATAAAATTTATGCTAAAGGTGCTGAATTAACCGGCATCAAGAAAAAACTATTTTTCTGGGCTATTGATTTAGGATTAAAATATGAGCCGTACGGAGCAAACGGATTTTGGTACGAATTCCAATTAAAAATTGCCCGCAAACTTATTTTCAGTAAATGGAAAGAAGGTTTGGGTGGAAATTTAGATTTAATGGTATCTGGAAGTGCGGCGTTGCAGCCTCGTTTGACAAGAGTTTTTGCTGCTGCAGAAATTCCAGTAATGGAAGGTTACGGTTTATCTGAAACTTCTCCGGTAATTGCCGTAAACGATCAGAGAAACAAAGGTTTTAAAATTGGAACCGTTGGAAAACCAATTCGCAATCTTGAAGTTAAAATTGCCGAAGACGGTGAAATTTTATTAAAAGGACCAAACGTAATGCTGGGTTATTACAAAGACGAGGAAAAAACTGCCGAGGCTATAATAGACGGTTATTTCCACACGGGAGATATTGGAGAAATTGACAGCGAAGGTTTCTTAAAAATTACCGATCGTAAGAAAGAAATGTTCAAAACGTCTGGAGGTAAATACATTGCACCGCAAATGATCGAAAATGCCATGAAACAGTCTCGTTTTATTGAGCAGATTATGGTTGTGGGTGAAGGCGAAAAAATGCCGGCGGCTTTTATTCAGCCAAACTTTGAATTTGTAAAAGAATGGGCGAAAATCCATAAAATTACTTTAGGAAATTCAACAGCTGAAATCGCTTCTAATCCAGATATCATTAAACGTATTGACAGCGAAATTGAAGAAATCAATAAAAAATTCGGACATTGGGAACAAATCAAACGTTTTGAACTTACGCCAGATGTTTGGTCGATCGACGGCGGGCAATTGACTCCTACGCTGAAATTAAAACGTAAAATCATCAAAGAGATTTATAAAGATCTGTATGCTAAAATTTATGGTCAGAATTAA
- a CDS encoding 3'-5' exonuclease, translated as MKKTDKIIIIDLEATCWQSAVPQGQENEIIEIGLAVLDTQTGEITKNQGILIRPQRSSVSLFCTELTTITQDLLDKNGVLFEEAVNQLIDQYNPDLYTWASYGQYDLNMLKKQCKSFGVPYPMADEHINVKTHFAEKFGLVKPTGMNGALQLLNIPLEGTHHRGIDDAKNIAKILRWCLQN; from the coding sequence ATGAAAAAAACAGATAAAATTATTATTATCGATTTAGAAGCCACATGCTGGCAGAGTGCGGTCCCACAAGGACAGGAAAATGAAATTATCGAAATCGGGTTAGCGGTTTTAGATACGCAAACGGGAGAAATTACGAAGAATCAAGGGATTTTGATTAGGCCCCAGCGTTCGAGTGTGAGTCTGTTTTGTACAGAGTTAACCACTATAACTCAAGATTTACTGGATAAAAATGGAGTTCTTTTTGAAGAAGCCGTGAATCAGTTAATCGACCAATACAACCCCGATTTATATACTTGGGCAAGTTACGGTCAGTACGACTTAAACATGCTTAAAAAGCAGTGTAAATCGTTTGGTGTGCCTTATCCGATGGCAGATGAACATATTAATGTAAAAACCCATTTTGCCGAAAAGTTCGGATTAGTAAAACCAACCGGAATGAATGGTGCGCTTCAGTTGCTGAATATTCCGCTGGAAGGAACCCATCACCGCGGTATTGATGATGCCAAAAACATCGCGAAGATTTTGCGTTGGTGTCTTCAAAATTAA